The DNA window ATTGGCGAAGCAGCCGCGGATGCTCGGCCGCATGCCGGTGAACCACAGGCCTGGCAGCTTCGGATCGGCTTGCCCGCCGTTAAAGAGCGGGACGCCCTTGCCGTCGAGCACGCCGAGATTGCCGACCATGCGCTCCAACCCGGTGCGGTAGCCGGTCGCGGCAATGACGATATCGGGATCGACCAGGCTGCCATTGGCCAGGACCACGCCGTCGCGCGTGAATTCCCGTATCGCCGGCACGACGACGATCTTGCCCGATTTGATGGCGTCGACCGCACCGTCGTCAGCGGCGATCGCCGTGTAATCCGAAGTCAGGCGGCTGGCGCCGCCCGACGGCGCGGGCGGCATGCCGAATTTGGTCAGATCGCCGAAAACCAGGCGCTGCGTCGCGGCGATCGCCGCATCTGCGACGCGCAGCGGCAAACGCGCCATGAACGGCGAGAGCCGGTGCACCGCAATCTTGCCGATGCGCTTGGGCAGAAGCGCGGGCCCATTGCGGGCCGACAACCAAAGCGCCGCCGTATCCACGCCGGCCAGATGATTGAGGGTGTCGAAGCCCGAATTGCCGGCGCCGACGACCAGCACCCTCTTGCCGGCATAGGCCGTGGCGTCGCCAAAATCCGCGGAATGGATGATCCGGCCCGAAAAGGCTTGCATGCCCTTCCACTGTGGGGTGAAGGGCTCCCTGTCGCGGCCGGTGGCAATCACGACATGACGCGCCAGGCGCGAGCCGGCGCTGGTCCGCACGGCCCAGTGGTCGCCCCTGAACACGATGGCCTCGACGGCAACGCCGAACTCCACCGGCAGGCGGTTCGCCTCCCGGAAATCGTTCATATGGCGTATAACGACGTCCCTGGGCGGAAAGGCGGGGGTACCCCGGGGATAGGCAAGACCGGGCAGCGCCGAGAGATCGCGGTGGGTGTTGAGACGCAATTGCTGGTGCCGCCGGTGCCAGGGTTCGGCCAGCCGGCTCTCCTTTTCCAGGATCGCCGTCGGCACGCCGGCCTTGATCAAGGCATGGGCGACGGTCAGTCCGGCGGCCCCGGCGCCAATCACGATCGCCGGCTCGACCGTCACCAATTGCTCCACCATCGGTCTGGTTGCCGTATCAGCCATTCACTCTCTAGTCCCATTCAGCCGCGCATTGCCACAAGGCTCGCAGCAGGCTGTAACCGTTTGATCGCGCGCAGCCTCATATATGGGTATCATTGCCGAGCCCTGCGCCGGGCCGCGGCCGCGCTCCAGGAGATTTCGTCGCCAAGCGGAAACGACTGGATCGCGGAAATGCGGCCAAAACAACGAGATGGAGCGGAACGCCCGCTTCTATCCGAATACATCCAGCCCTATATGGCATATCGGCGGCATCGGCGATAATCAGGTCGCGGCAATGTGATTGATTCGAGCTCCGGGGGCTGGCGGATCTCGTTACCGGCGCAGGAATTCGAAACCGATTTCGGCTTCCCGCGAGAATCAAGACGCCGTGGCGCGTCTTGCGTGTCGACAGGCACGCCACGCCACAGACGGCACGCGGAATCTCGACCATGCCCTCCTTGCGGATCTATTTCGACAAAATCCTCGAGGGCGCTTCGCCCAAGGTCGAGCGTCAGGCGTTGACGCATGTCGAACGCCTCGCGATCGTCCGCCGCCATGGCGACTTCTCGCTCGCCTATTCCACTGCCGTGCAGGGCAAGCTTTCCTATTTTGGCGATGCCGACGGCTACATCGCCTTCGGCACCAAGATGAAGCATCATTTCGCGCTTGGCGACCCGGTGGCGGCGCCGGGGCGGCGGGCCGACTACATCAGGCGCTTTGTCGAGACCGCCGGCGACCCTTGGTTCGTGCAGATCGGCGAGGATACCGCGCGCGTGCTGGCCGGGCTCGGCTACAAGGTCAACCGGCTGGGCATCGATACCCGCCTTGTCCTGCCCAAGCATGATTTTTCCGGAAAGCGAAACGAGACCGTGCGCTATTCAGAGCGCTGGCTCTTGAAGAAGGGGTTTTCGTTCGACGAGGACAAAAGGACCGTCTTCCTCGACGAGATCACGCGACTTTCCGACAATTGGCGCGGCGACCGCATCGTCAAGCGCTGGGAAATGGGTTTTCTGAACCGCCCCTTTTACGATCAACTCGGCACCGACATGCGCCGTTTCGTGCTGCATGGACCCGATGGCGAGCTGGTCGCGCTGCTCGATTTCGATCCGCTGTTTCGCGACGGCAAGGTCATCGGCTACACCACCGCCTTCAAGCGCAAGCATATCGATGCCTCGCCGCACGCCGAGATCGGCCTGACCAAATTCGCGGTCGACCGGTTTCGCGAGGAAGGCATATCCGTGGTCACGCTTGGCCTGTCGCCGCTCGTCGACGTGACACCAAGCGGATTTGCCGAAAGCGACTTCTGGCGCAACGCCTTCCAGCGCGCCTACTCCTCGCCATGGGTCAACCGCCGCAGGTTCAACCTGCAGGGCCAGGCGGCGTTCAAGCGCCGTTTCCACGGTGCGGAAGAGCCGGTCTACATCGCCTTCCGCCAGGGCACCTATATCGAGATGCTGGGGTTGTTGCGGCTGGTCAAGGCGATCTAGGCCGTGAACTCATAAATGCGGAATGACAGAGATGGGGTGGTTTCTTGCCAGTCCGTTTTTGGACAGGATCACGAAAAAGCGGTCATTCATTCCCGTACTGATATTGCATGACTACGGAATGACAGCATCTGAAGGCCGGCGAAAGCAGCCTTTCCGGACACTTTCAGCCACACACTTGCGGTTCGAATCTCATCCGGCGGCTGAGAACGACAAAACGCAGAACTAGGCCTACGTAGCGCTCCATGTCCCTCCTACATTGGCCGACAAGCAAAGCGCTTGGAGGCTACATATCCCAGATCGCCGACTGGGCATGGCATTCTCCCTGTTATTTGCGGCGAGCATCGGAGCGATCGATACGTCCGCTCAGTCCCGCCCTTGCATATGGCGCGCGCCTCTCTTACTTCAATAATTGAACTTATTCGAGAACCACGCTTATGAAGCCCAAATCATTTGCCGGAATGCGCTGCTCGATCGCGGGCGCGCTCGAGCAGATCGGCGATAGATGGACGCTGCTACTGATCCGCGACCTTTCGCTGGGTTTCGGACGCTACGACGACCTGCGGGCCAATACGGGCATTCCCGCAGCGACTCTTGCAGCCCGCCTGAAGCACCTCGTCGAGCATGAATTTGTGGAGCGCGTGCGCTATCAGGTAAGTCCGCCGCGCGACGAATATCGGTTGACGCCCAAAGGGCTCGATCTGTGGAAGGTCGGCACCGCCCTGCGCGAATGGGGAGATCGCTGGGATGCGACCGGCTTTGGCGCGCCCTCCATCGAAATGGTCGATCGGGAGACCGGACGCCCTTTGACTCTGGCGCTCGTCGATGCCGAAACGGGCATCGCCATTCCCCACGAGCGCGCTCAGCTTCGTCCCGGTCCAGGCGCGGACGACGACACATTTCGACTTCTCAACCAACGCGCTGGAGCGGGTCGGTGACGCGATGCCTCGCCGATGGTCGTGACGCGGCATCGCCAGACTGATTGGAGAAAGCATACGATGAAAGCCTTCATCCTCGACCGCTACGGCAAGAACCAGACGCTGCGTCTCGGCGACCTCCCCGAGCCCACGCCCAGCCCCGACGACGTGGTTGTCGAGGTGGAGGCAGCCGGCCTCAACATTCTCGACTCCAAGATCAGGGACGGTGCGTTCAAGCCGATCCTGCCCTACAAGCCGCCGCTCGTGCTCGGTCATGATCTGGCAGGTACGGTCGTCAAGGTCGGCGCGAAGGTGCGACGCTTCAAGTCGGGCGATGCCGTCTATGCCCGTGCGCGTGACGGACAGATCGGAGCCTTCGCCGAGCGGATTTCGGTGAAGGAAGCCGACCTCGCGCTCAAGCCCGCCAATCTGTCGATGTCGGAAGCGGCGTCGATCCCGCTGGTTGGACTGACCGCCTGGCAGGTGTTGGTGGAGCGAGCCCAGATCAGGCCGGGGCAGAAAGTGCTGATCCATGCGGGATCAGGCGGGGTCGGCACCTTCGCCATCCAGCTCGCCAAGCATCTCGGCGCGACCGTCGCGACAACGGCCAGTGCCGCCAACGCCGCCATGGTGAAGCAACTGGGCGCGGACATCGTCATCGACTATCGCAGCCAGAACTTCGAGGAAGAGCTGTCCGGTTACGACCTTGTCCTCAACAGCCTCGACGCCCGGACGCTGGAAAAATCGCTCAAGATTCTGAAGCCCGGCGGCAAGCTGATTTCTATCTCCGGCCCGCCCGACCCCACCTTCGCCCGCGCCCAGGGCATGAATGCAGTGCTTCAGCTCGTGCTGCGCCTGATGAGCGCGGGCATCCGGCGCAAGGCGAAGAGGGCGGGCGTCGACTATTCCTTTCTGTTCATGCGCGCCGATGGCGGGCAGCTCGAAAGGATCACCAAGCTGATCGAAGACGGCACGATCCGCCCGGTCGTCGATCGCAGCTTTCCCTTCGAAACATTGAACGAAGCCTTCGCCTACATCGACACCGGACGCGCCAAGGGGAAGGTGGTCGTCACCATGAAGTGACGCGATATCCCGAAGCTGGAACTTCGATCATGGTCGCTCACGAGGGGACCGCGCGCGATCGAAGCGCCGCAATTGCCACAAGCCCAGGGATCAAGGCTCAACCCACGCCCACAATGCGATCAGTCGGGAGACGACGATGCCCGCGTCGCGCGGCCTTGCCCATGCCTCATGGGGGCGTCAGTTGCGCAGCCGGTAGCCGGTCTTGAAGATCCAGGCGACGACCGCGATGCAGGCGGCCAGGAAGACCAGCGTCATGCCGAGGCTGATGCCGACCGAGACATCGGCCTTGCCGAAGAAGCTCCAGCGGAAGCCGCTGATCAGGTAGACGACCGGGTTGAACAGCGTGATCGTCTTCCAGACGCCGGGCAGCATATGGATCGAATAGAAGCTGCCGCCGAGGAAGGTCAGCGGGGTGATGATGAGCAGCGGCACCAGCTGCAGCTGCTCGAAGCTCTTCGCCCAGATGCCGATGATGAAGCCGAACAGGCTGAAGGTCACCGCCGTCAGCACCAGGAAGGCGATCATCCAGAACGGATGCTCGATCCTGAGCGGCACGAACAGCGAGGCGGTGGCCAGGATGATCAGGCCGAGGATGATCGACTTGGTGGCCGCCCCGCCGACATAGGCGATGACGATCTCCAGATAGGAGACCGGCGCCGACAGCAGCTCGTAGATGGAGCCGACGAATTTCGGGAAGTAGATGGCGAAGGAAGCGTTGGAGATCGACTGCGTCAGCAGCGACAGCATGATCAGCCCCGGCACGATGAAGGCGCCATAGCTGATGCCGTCGATCTCGGTGATGCGCGAGCCGATGGCCGAGCCGAAGACGACGAAATAGAGCGATGTCGAGATGACCGGCGAGATGATGCTTTGCAGCACGGTGCGGAACGCACGCGCCATCTCGACCCGGTAGATCGCCCAAACCGCGCGCAGGTTCATGGCTCTCTCCTCACCAGATTGACGAATATCTCCTCGAGCGAGCTGTTTTGCGTGTCGATGTCACGGAACTGGATGCCGCCGGCCTCGAGATCGCGGATCAGCGAGGCGACGCCCGGCCGTTCGGCCTGGTTGTCATAGGTGTAGGTCAGTTGCCCGCCATCAGGCGACAGCTCCAGCGCATAGCGCGAGAAGGCTTCCGGTATGGCCGTCAGCGCATTGCGCAACTCCAGCACCAGCCGCTTGCGGCCAAGCTTGCGCATCAGTTCGGCCTTGTTCTCGACCAGGATGATCTCGCCGCGGTTGATGACGCCGACGCGGTCGGCCATCGCCTCGGCTTCCTCGATATAGTGGGTGGTGAGGATGATGGTGACGCCATCCTCGCGCAGCCGGCGCACCATCTCCCACATGTCCTGACGCAGTTCGACATCGACGCCCGCCGTCGGCTCGTCGAGGAACAGGATGCGCGGCTCGTGCGACAGCGCCTTGGCGATCATCAGCCTGCGCTTCATGCCGCCCGACAGCGTGATCGCCTTGGCGTCCTTCTTGTCCCATAGCGACAGATCCCGCAGCACTTTTTCGACGAAGGCGGGATTGGCCGGCTTGCCGAACAGGCCGCGGCTATAATTGACCGTCGCCCAGACACTCTCGAAGGCGTCGATGGTCAATTCCTGCGGCACCAGGCCGATCAGGCTGCGCGCCGCGCGGTAGTCCCTGCCGATGTCGTGACCGTCGACGGTGACGGTGCCGGTCGAGCGGTTGACGATGCCGCAGACGATCGAGATCAGCGTCGTCTTGCCGGCGCCATTGGGGCCGAGCAGCGCGAAGATCTCACCGCGGTTGATGTCGAGATTGACTTGCTTGAGCGCGGTGAAGCCGGTGGCGTAGGTCTTGGAGACCCCGGAAATGGACAGGATGGAGGGCATGGGCTGAAAACGGCTGCCTGAAAGAGGTCCCCTGATATAGGCCGAATGTCGTTATGTGCAACCGCAAGTCAAGGCGCTGCTGACAGTTCTGGACAGCGGTTGCGGGCGGCCAGGGCTCTTGCCTTGACGCAATCCCGCCGGGAAATCGCTTCATGCTTTTCCCGGAATTGCCTCAACCGAGCAATTCCGGGAAAAGTGTGAAACGGTTGTGCGTCCGGAATTGAGAGCAAAGAGACACGCGGCGTGAAGCGGTAAAATTGTCCTGTGGCGTTGAGCCTCGCGGCAGGACGCCGCTTTGACCTGAAGCAGCTTCGGGCCTATCCTTCATCAATACTTGCAGCAGCCGGAGCCCACCATGGACCCGCTCATACTGTCGCGCATCCAGTTCGGCGCGAATATCTCGTTTCATATTCTGTTTCCGACGATCACCATTGCACTTGGCTGGGTGCTGCTGTTCTTCAAGCTGCGCTACAACGCCACCAATGATTCCGCCTGGATGCGCGCCTATTTCACCTGGGTGAAGGTGTTTGCACTGTCCTTCGCCATGGGCGTGGTTTCGGGCGTCACCATGAGTTTTCAGTTCGGCACCAACTGGCCGGGCTATATGGAAAAGGTCGGCAACATTGCCGGGCCTTTGCTGGCCTACGAGATCCTCACCGCCTTCTTCCTCGAAGCCGCCTTCCTCGGCATCATGCTATTCGGATTCCGCCGCGTCTCCAACCGCGTCCACACGCTGGCAACGGTGCTGGTCGCCGGCGGCACGACCCTGTCGGCCTTCTGGATCATCGCGCTCAATTCCTGGATGCAGACGCCGGCCGGTTTCGAGATCCGCGACGGCGTGGCGCACGCCGTCGACTGGTGGGCTGTCGTCTTCAACCCGTCCATGCCCTACCGCCTCGTCCACATGCTGCTTGCATCGGGCCTGACCGTATCATTCCTGATATCGGGCCTGTCGGCGCTGCGTTATCTCCAGGGCGACCGCTCGGAATCGATGTGGAAGGCGCTGCGCACCGGCGTCTTCACCGCGGCGGTCCTGATCCCGATCCAGATCTTCGCCGGCGACCAGCACGGGCTGAACACGCTGGAACACCAGCCGCAGAAGATCGCCGCCATGGAGGCCAACTGGAACACCGGGCCAAACGTGCCGCTGGTGCTGTTCGCGCTGCCCGACGAGGCGGCGAGGGAGAACAGATTCGAGATCGCCATTCCCGACGGCGCCAGCCTGGTGCTGCGGCACAGCCCGAGCGGCGTGGTGCCGGGGCTGAACGATTTTCCCGGCAACCACCCGCCGGTCTTTCCGGTGTTCTGGGGCTTTCGCATCATGGTCGGCACCGGCCTGCTGATGCTCGCCGTTTCCTGGTCGGCCGCCTTCTTCCTCAAGCGCCGGCACAGCCTGCCGAAGCCGCTCGCCATGCTGATGGTGCCGATGGCGCTGTCGGGCTGGCTGGCGACGCTGGCCGGCTGGTACACGACCGAGATCGGCCGCCAGCCCTGGCTGGTGACGGGCGTGCTCAGAACCGCCGACGCCGTCGGTCCGGTGGCGGGCAGCCATGTGGCGCTGACGCTCGCCGTCTATCTCATCCTCTACGTGCTGCTGCTGATCGCCTATCTCGGCGTGCTGGTGCACCTGGCGCTGAAGGCGGCCAAGGATGGCGACACCTCGCCATTGCCGGGTGTCATGAAAGCAGCGCTTTCACAGCCAGCGGCGGGAGAGTGACATGAGCTTCGATTGGCCAACCGCCCTCCCCCTCATCTTCGCCGGCCTGATGGGCCTCGCCATCCTGATCTATGTCATCCTCGACGGCTTCGACCTCGGCATCGGCATCCTGTTCGCGGCCGCCGAGGACACCGAGCAGGATACGATGATCGCGGCGATCGGTCCGTTCTGGGACGCCAACGAGACCTGGCTGGTGCTGGCCGTCGGCCTGCTGCTGGTCGCCTTCCCGATGGCGCATGGCGTCATCCTGACCGCGCTCTACATTCCGGTCTTCGTGCTTTTGGTCGGGCTGATCCTGCGCGGCGTCGCCTTCGATTTTCGCGCCAAGGTGCCGAGCGGCAAAAAGCATCGCTGGAACCGCATCTTCTTCCTGGGCTCGGTCATCGCCTCGCTGGCGCAAGGCTACATGCTGGGCGTCTATGTGCTCGGCCTCGATGTCGGCGTGGGTGGCATGGCATTCGGCGCGCTGGTGGCGTTCTGCCTGGCCGCGGCCTACGCGGCGATGGGCGCCGCCTGGGTGATCTACAAGGCCGAAGGCGCGTTGCAGAAGAAGGCGGTGCGCTGGCTGCGCACGGCGCTGGTGCTGACCGCGCTCGGCATGGCGGCGGTGTCGCTGGCGACGCCCTTCGCCAGCCCGCGCATCTTCGACAAATGGTTCGTCTGGCCGGAAATGCTGTACATGTCGCCGCTGCCGATCCTGTCGGCGCTGCTGTTCCTGTGGCTGTGGCGGCAGACCTTCCATCTGCCGAAACCCGACGACCGCCATTCGCTGACGCCGTTCCTGACGCTGGCCGGCATCTTCGTGCTCGGCTTTGCCGGCCTTGCCTGGTCGTTCTACCCGTTCGTCGTACCCGATAAGCTGACCATCTGGCAGGCGGCGTCGGCGACCGAAAGCCTGGCCATCATCCTGGTCGGCACCGTGGTGGTGCTGCCGATCATCATCTTCTATTCCTTCTATGCCTACCGGGTATTCGGCGGCAAGGCGACGGATCTCACCTACGACTGATACGCCGCCTTCGCAGCCGCCAAGGCACGGCGAAGGGTCAGATCAGCCCGCTGTCGCGCGCGGCCGCGGTCGCCTCGCCGCGCGAGACGGCGTCCAGCTTGCCCAGCACCGCCGAGACATGGTGATCGACCGTCTTGGGCGAAATAGCGAGATGCTCGGCGATGCGCTTGTTGGACAGGCCGCGCTCGATCAGCTGCAGCACTTCCATCTGGCGCCGGGTCAGGCCGGCGCTGTTGGCACGAGTGGTGCGGCGCGGGCCCCTGGCAATGTGAATGACGCCGTTCTGCCGCATCATGTCGCGCACATGGCTCGCGACCGGCCCGGCGCCGAGCGCTTCAAAAATCTCCAGCGCCGTGCGCTGCGCGGCCTCGTCGCCCTGGGCGAGCGCCAGCGCGCGTTCGTAAGGCGCGTCGAGTTCCGCCCAGGCTGCCGACGCGCCCCGCCAGTCACCGGCGAGCAGCATGCGGTAGGGCGCGGCCATGCCTGACGTGTCGCCCGGATCGGTATCGGGTGCCAGAAGCCGCCGCCAGCCGGCCAGCTCCGCGAAGACCGCCCGCGTCGGCGACAGGCCCTCGGCAAGGCCGATCAGGCGCAGCGCCTCGGCCTTGTCCGCCTCGCCGAGCCAGGCCCGTTCGGCAACCACCGCCGCATAGGGCAACAGTCGCTGCAGCTCGGCTCCCCTCTCCAGAAACTGCTTCATCTCGGCCAGAAGCGGCTCGGCCGAGGGGTCGCCGCGACGGACCCTCAGCCGCGACAGCGCCACAAGGGCCGGATAGCGCACCAGTGCGGTCGCCCGGTCGTTGGCAATCACATCCAGGGCTTCGGCGGCCGCCTCATTCCAGCATCCCTGGCGCAGCAGCAGCTGGGCCCGCACACCGCGCATGTAGTCGCGCCACGTCGCCAGATCGTTCTCGACGCAATAATCGATGCCGCGATCAAGGAAGGATTGGGCCTGGCTGTAGCCCAACTGGTTCATCTCGCCACAAGCGCAATTGGTGAACGCGCGGGCCGCATGCTCCTGGAAATTCTGCTCAAGCGCGATTTCGAGGCTGCGGGCAAGATGCAGCCGGCTTGCGCCCAGGTCCAGCCACTGCTCGGCGGCGCCGACATTGTTGAGCGCATGGCAGACCACTTCGGGCCTGTTCAGCCGTTCGGCGAGCTCGATCGCCCTGGCACCCAGCGACAAGGTCTCGTCCAGCCTTTCGGCCAGCATCGCCAGTTGCGAGAGGTTCGAATAGGCCATGGCAAGCTCGGCGCTGGCCGGTACGGTCTCCAGCAACGCGACCGCCTGGGCGCCGAACATGTCGGCGGCCTGCCGGTCGCCCACAAGATAGGAAAAGCGCGACAGCCATCTCAGGCTGTCGCCTTCCTTCAGCGTGTTGCCGAGCGCCCGCCGCAGCACGCGCGCCTGTTCCTGCGCCTTGATGGCCTCTTCGATGCGCGCGATCAGATGGCATTCGAAGGCATATTGCTCGTAAAGGCCGGCGCGCTCTTCCTCAGGCAAGGTGTCGGCCTGGCGCAAGGCGACCTCGTAATAGCCGGCGGCGTCGCGATGGGCGCCGACACGCGAGGCCTCCCGCGCCGCGACCGGCGCGAACGCGCGCACCGCCTCGAGATTATGCGCTTCCACCGCATGGTGGACGAGACGCGCGATGGCGACATCCCTGTTCTCAAGCAGCGCCGACAGCGCACGCTGGTTGAACAGTCTCCGGGAACTCGTCGTCAGCATCATCTCGATGGCGCGGCGCGCGATCTCGTGCCGGAAGGCGTAGCCGTCGCCCAGATCGTCAAGCAGCCCATGCGACACACATTCGGCGAGCTGACCGGCGGCGGCCACGCCGCACAGGCCCTGCAAGGCCCAGGCGTCGGCGCGCCTGGGAAACACCGACACCGCGTCGAGCATCGATCGTGCGCCGGCCGACAGCCGTTCGGCGCGGGCGACGACGGCGTCGCGCACGCTGGCGGGCGGCGTCATCTCATTGTCGGCGCATAAAAGCTCGGTAACGAAGAAGGCATTACCGGCCGTCGCCCGGTAGATGGCGTCGCCGTCGCGGCCGGCGGCGATGGCGAGCGAGAGCACCGCCGCCTCGCTGAGCAGCGGCACGTCGATCCGCACGACATTGCCGGCCGGAATTTCGCCGAGCGCGCGACGCACGCGCATCTGTCCTTCGCTGCGGTCGGTGCGCGCCGTCAGGACGAGCAGGATGTGGGTGTTGGCGATGCGGCGGCCCAGAAAGCGGACGAAATCGAGCGTCGCGTCATCCGCCCAGTGCAGGTCCTCGATGATCAGCAGCGTTGGCTGCGTCCTCGCCTCGAAGACTTCGAGCGCGTCGGAAAACAGGGGCAGCCTCTGTCCCTGCCGGGCATCGATCGCCCGCGGCATCGACCATCGCGCCTCGCGGGCGAGATCGTAGAGCGGCCCGAGCGGGTCCGGTATCGACAGATCCTCGCAGGCGCTGCGGAAAATGCGCGCGCCGTCGCCAACGCCGCCGGCGAAAGCCTCGACAAGGGCCGACTTGCCGGCGCCTGCCTCGCCGGACAGCGCCGCCACATGGCCGAAGCCACGCGTGGCCTGCGCGAGAAGTCCATCCAGCTGCTCCAGCTGTGCCTGCCGTTCCAGAAGCATCGTCATTCGCTCAACAGGGATTGTGTCCGGGCGTATCCCTGGACGTCCGCCACGAGCGTCCGGGACCATGACCGACAATGTGCCCCTCCCCACATTTTCGGTGCCACCTACCACATAACGTCGCCACTATAGGGAATCTTCCAACAGAAAAATAGGGAAAGGCTCCGATGCGCGCCCTTGGCGAGCGTGATCAATGTCCAGTCGCGCTCGAATCGAGCGTGAATCAACGAAAAAGGGAAACTTGATATGCCCCGCTATGTGGTACAACGCACATTTCCTGACGGCCTCAGCGTGCCGATGAACGATGCCGGCGCCGACGCGCTGGGCGGCGTCATCATGCGCAATGCGGAGAAGGGCGTGACCTGGGTGCAATCCTTCGTGTCGCCCGACAGGAAGCAGAGCTTCTGCATCTATGACGCGCCCTCGCCGGAAGCGATCCGCAGCACTGCCCAGAAGAACGCGCTGCCCGTCGACAAGATCACGGAGGTGCGGGTCCTTGACCCTTACTTTTATCGTTGATCCCTCCGATGGGTGTCAAACTGCCCTTCGCGCCGGCGGCGACATGCCTGACGAAGCGCCCGGCGAGGTGCTGGCGGATTCGAGACCCGTCGGACGACGGCCGCTACTGGGCCGGCTTCCCTGGCGGCTTGCCTCGCTGCTGTTGGCACCATTGCGCAAGGGCCGGCGCCGGTTGCCACCGCAGGACGACTATCTGAGACGCGACATAGGCTTGCCGGAGCTCGAGGAGCTGCCGCGGTACTGGGATTTCACCCGGTCGGACCACTGACACGTGCAGCCATCCGACTTGCCGGCGGCGGGAGCGGCTGCTCCCGCGCACATCAACAACGAGGAGAGAAAATGAACATTCATGTGTGGACCAAGCATCTCATCAACCTGTCGATCGCGGCCACGGCGGCCAATGCCCATGACACGGGTACGCTGGATGAGAAGGTACGGGCGGCCAATGGCCGTTTCGAGAACGTGGCGATGGCCACCGCCGAAGGCTATGCGCCGATCCCTTGCGCCAGCGGCATCGCCGGCGGCGCCATGGGCATCCACTATGTCAACGCGGCCTACCTGAAGGACGATGCCGTCGATCTCGCAAAGCCGGAGGCCGTCATGTACGAGCCGATGGCGGACGGCCGGCTCAAGCTGGTGGCGGTCGAATACATAACCTCGAAAGGCCCGGCCTCCCTGGAAGGGCAGCTGTTCAACTTCAACAGCGCGCCCAATCGCTATGGCCTGGGCGCCTT is part of the Mesorhizobium loti genome and encodes:
- a CDS encoding flavin-containing monooxygenase, with the translated sequence MADTATRPMVEQLVTVEPAIVIGAGAAGLTVAHALIKAGVPTAILEKESRLAEPWHRRHQQLRLNTHRDLSALPGLAYPRGTPAFPPRDVVIRHMNDFREANRLPVEFGVAVEAIVFRGDHWAVRTSAGSRLARHVVIATGRDREPFTPQWKGMQAFSGRIIHSADFGDATAYAGKRVLVVGAGNSGFDTLNHLAGVDTAALWLSARNGPALLPKRIGKIAVHRLSPFMARLPLRVADAAIAATQRLVFGDLTKFGMPPAPSGGASRLTSDYTAIAADDGAVDAIKSGKIVVVPAIREFTRDGVVLANGSLVDPDIVIAATGYRTGLERMVGNLGVLDGKGVPLFNGGQADPKLPGLWFTGMRPSIRGCFANAAILGKAIARRIAGSSRPSGASR
- a CDS encoding phosphatidylglycerol lysyltransferase domain-containing protein, producing the protein MPSLRIYFDKILEGASPKVERQALTHVERLAIVRRHGDFSLAYSTAVQGKLSYFGDADGYIAFGTKMKHHFALGDPVAAPGRRADYIRRFVETAGDPWFVQIGEDTARVLAGLGYKVNRLGIDTRLVLPKHDFSGKRNETVRYSERWLLKKGFSFDEDKRTVFLDEITRLSDNWRGDRIVKRWEMGFLNRPFYDQLGTDMRRFVLHGPDGELVALLDFDPLFRDGKVIGYTTAFKRKHIDASPHAEIGLTKFAVDRFREEGISVVTLGLSPLVDVTPSGFAESDFWRNAFQRAYSSPWVNRRRFNLQGQAAFKRRFHGAEEPVYIAFRQGTYIEMLGLLRLVKAI
- a CDS encoding winged helix-turn-helix transcriptional regulator, whose translation is MKPKSFAGMRCSIAGALEQIGDRWTLLLIRDLSLGFGRYDDLRANTGIPAATLAARLKHLVEHEFVERVRYQVSPPRDEYRLTPKGLDLWKVGTALREWGDRWDATGFGAPSIEMVDRETGRPLTLALVDAETGIAIPHERAQLRPGPGADDDTFRLLNQRAGAGR
- a CDS encoding NADP-dependent oxidoreductase, which gives rise to MKAFILDRYGKNQTLRLGDLPEPTPSPDDVVVEVEAAGLNILDSKIRDGAFKPILPYKPPLVLGHDLAGTVVKVGAKVRRFKSGDAVYARARDGQIGAFAERISVKEADLALKPANLSMSEAASIPLVGLTAWQVLVERAQIRPGQKVLIHAGSGGVGTFAIQLAKHLGATVATTASAANAAMVKQLGADIVIDYRSQNFEEELSGYDLVLNSLDARTLEKSLKILKPGGKLISISGPPDPTFARAQGMNAVLQLVLRLMSAGIRRKAKRAGVDYSFLFMRADGGQLERITKLIEDGTIRPVVDRSFPFETLNEAFAYIDTGRAKGKVVVTMK
- a CDS encoding ABC transporter permease — encoded protein: MNLRAVWAIYRVEMARAFRTVLQSIISPVISTSLYFVVFGSAIGSRITEIDGISYGAFIVPGLIMLSLLTQSISNASFAIYFPKFVGSIYELLSAPVSYLEIVIAYVGGAATKSIILGLIILATASLFVPLRIEHPFWMIAFLVLTAVTFSLFGFIIGIWAKSFEQLQLVPLLIITPLTFLGGSFYSIHMLPGVWKTITLFNPVVYLISGFRWSFFGKADVSVGISLGMTLVFLAACIAVVAWIFKTGYRLRN
- a CDS encoding ABC transporter ATP-binding protein, whose amino-acid sequence is MPSILSISGVSKTYATGFTALKQVNLDINRGEIFALLGPNGAGKTTLISIVCGIVNRSTGTVTVDGHDIGRDYRAARSLIGLVPQELTIDAFESVWATVNYSRGLFGKPANPAFVEKVLRDLSLWDKKDAKAITLSGGMKRRLMIAKALSHEPRILFLDEPTAGVDVELRQDMWEMVRRLREDGVTIILTTHYIEEAEAMADRVGVINRGEIILVENKAELMRKLGRKRLVLELRNALTAIPEAFSRYALELSPDGGQLTYTYDNQAERPGVASLIRDLEAGGIQFRDIDTQNSSLEEIFVNLVRREP
- a CDS encoding cytochrome ubiquinol oxidase subunit I — protein: MDPLILSRIQFGANISFHILFPTITIALGWVLLFFKLRYNATNDSAWMRAYFTWVKVFALSFAMGVVSGVTMSFQFGTNWPGYMEKVGNIAGPLLAYEILTAFFLEAAFLGIMLFGFRRVSNRVHTLATVLVAGGTTLSAFWIIALNSWMQTPAGFEIRDGVAHAVDWWAVVFNPSMPYRLVHMLLASGLTVSFLISGLSALRYLQGDRSESMWKALRTGVFTAAVLIPIQIFAGDQHGLNTLEHQPQKIAAMEANWNTGPNVPLVLFALPDEAARENRFEIAIPDGASLVLRHSPSGVVPGLNDFPGNHPPVFPVFWGFRIMVGTGLLMLAVSWSAAFFLKRRHSLPKPLAMLMVPMALSGWLATLAGWYTTEIGRQPWLVTGVLRTADAVGPVAGSHVALTLAVYLILYVLLLIAYLGVLVHLALKAAKDGDTSPLPGVMKAALSQPAAGE